One genomic region from Pan troglodytes isolate AG18354 chromosome 14, NHGRI_mPanTro3-v2.0_pri, whole genome shotgun sequence encodes:
- the F7 gene encoding coagulation factor VII isoform X1, translated as MATGRPGAALSWGVQRTPLSSPPPSLCHPWRQRTLPVSPMGNVNRQGQHCRDFIMVSQALRLLCLLLGLQGCLAAGRAGTCDAPAAWAVGRSPRHWAGQAVSVSRNSHFSVFITQEEAHGVLHRRRRANAFLEELRPGSLERECKEEQCSFEEAREIFKDLERTKLFWISYSDGDQCASSPCQNGGSCKDQLQSYICFCLPAFEGRNCETYKDDQLICVNENGGCEQYCSDHTGTKRSCRCHEGYSLLADGVSCTPTVEYPCGKIPILEKRNASKPQGRIVGGKVCPKGECPWQVLLLVNGAQLCGGTLINTIWVVSAAHCFDKIKNWRNLIAVLGEHDLSEHDGDEQSRRVAQVIIPSTYIPGTTNHDIALLRLHQPVVLTDHVVPLCLPERAFSERTLAFVRFSLVSGWGQLLDRGATALELMVLNVPRLMTQDCLQQSRKVGDSPNITEYMFCAGYSDGSKDSCKGDSGGPHATHYRGTWYLTGIVSWGQGCASVGHFGVYTRVSQYIEWLQKLMRSEPRPGVLLRAPFP; from the exons ATGGCCACTGGCCGGCCAGGTGCAGCTCTCAGCTGGGGTGTTCAGAGGACGCCtctgtcctcccctcccccatccctctgTCACCCTTGGAGGCAGAGAACTTTGCCCGTCAGTCCCATGGGGAATGTCAACAGGCAGGGGCAGCACTGCAGAGATTTCATCATGGTCTCCCAGGCCCTCAGGCTCCTCTGCCTTCTGCTTGGGCTTCAGGGCTGCCTGGCTGCAG GACGGGCGGGAACCTGCGATGCCCCCGCTGCGTGGGCCGTGGGGCGGTCTCCGAGGCACTGGGCGGGGCAAGCGGTGAGCGTTTCACGGAACTCGCATTTCTCAGTCTTCATAACCCAGGAGGAAGCCCACGGCGTCCTGCATAGGCGCCGGCGCGCCAACGCGTTCCTGGAGGAGCTGCGGCCGGGCTCCCTGGAGAGGGAGTGCAAGGAGGAGCAGTGCTCCTTCGAGGAGGCCCGGGAGATCTTCAAGGACCTGGAGAGGACG AAGCTGTTCTGGATTTCTTACAGTG ATGGGGACCAGTGTGCCTCAAGTCCATGCCAGAATGGGGGCTCCTGCAAGGACCAGCTCCAGTCCTATATCTGCTTCTGCCTCCCTGCCTTCGAGGGCCGGAACTGTGAGACGT ACAAGGATGACCAGCTGATCTGCGTGAACGAGAACGGCGGCTGTGAGCAGTACTGCAGTGACCACACGGGCACCAAGCGCTCCTGTCGGTGCCACGAGGGGTACTCTCTGCTGGCAGACGGGGTGTCCTGCACACCCACAG TTGAATATCCATGTGGAAAAATACCTAttctagaaaaaagaaatgccagcAAACCCCAAGGCCGAATTGTGGGGGGCAAGGTGTGCCCCAAAGGGGAGTGTCCATGGCAG GTCCTGTTGTTGGTGAATGGAGCTCAGTTGTGTGGGGGGACCCTGATCAACACCATCTGGGTGGTCTCCGCGGCCCACTGTTTCGACAAAATCAAGAACTGGAGGAACCTGATCGCGGTGCTGG GCGAGCACGACCTCAGCGAGCACGACGGGGACGAGCAGAGCCGGCGGGTGGCGCAGGTCATCATCCCCAGCACGTACATCCCGGGCACCACCAACCACGACATCGCGCTGCTCCGCCTGCACCAGCCCGTGGTCCTCACTGACCACGTGGTGCCCCTCTGCCTGCCCGAACGGGCATTCTCCGAGAGGACGCTGGCCTTCGTGCGCTTCTCATTGGTCAGCGGCTGGGGTCAGCTGCTGGACCGTGGCGCCACGGCCCTGGAGCTCATGGTCCTCAATGTGCCCCGGCTGATGACCCAGGACTGCCTGCAGCAGTCACGGAAGGTGGGAGACTCCCCAAATATCACGGAGTACATGTTCTGTGCCGGCTACTCGGATGGCAGCAAGGACTCCTGCAAGGGGGACAGTGGAGGCCCACATGCCACCCACTACCGGGGCACGTGGTACCTGACAGGCATCGTCAGCTGGGGCCAGGGCTGCGCATCCGTGGGCCACTTTGGGGTGTACACCAGGGTCTCCCAGTACATCGAGTGGCTGCAAAAGCTCATGCGCTCAGAGCCACGCCCAGGAGTCCTCCTGCGAGCCCCATTTCCCTAG
- the F7 gene encoding coagulation factor VII isoform X3, protein MWGCSPSSQHGLMTPATFLPQAGSLRPQEEKTRDMPWKPGPHRVFITQEEAHGVLHRRRRANAFLEELRPGSLERECKEEQCSFEEAREIFKDLERTKLFWISYSDGDQCASSPCQNGGSCKDQLQSYICFCLPAFEGRNCETYKDDQLICVNENGGCEQYCSDHTGTKRSCRCHEGYSLLADGVSCTPTVEYPCGKIPILEKRNASKPQGRIVGGKVCPKGECPWQVLLLVNGAQLCGGTLINTIWVVSAAHCFDKIKNWRNLIAVLGEHDLSEHDGDEQSRRVAQVIIPSTYIPGTTNHDIALLRLHQPVVLTDHVVPLCLPERAFSERTLAFVRFSLVSGWGQLLDRGATALELMVLNVPRLMTQDCLQQSRKVGDSPNITEYMFCAGYSDGSKDSCKGDSGGPHATHYRGTWYLTGIVSWGQGCASVGHFGVYTRVSQYIEWLQKLMRSEPRPGVLLRAPFP, encoded by the exons ATGTGGGGCTGCAGCCCTAGCTCACAGCATGGCCTTATGACCCCGGCCACCTTCCTGCCCCAGGCGGGGTCGCTGAGGCCTCAGGAGGAGAAAACACGGGACATGCCGTGGAAGCCGGGGCCTCACAGAG TCTTCATAACCCAGGAGGAAGCCCACGGCGTCCTGCATAGGCGCCGGCGCGCCAACGCGTTCCTGGAGGAGCTGCGGCCGGGCTCCCTGGAGAGGGAGTGCAAGGAGGAGCAGTGCTCCTTCGAGGAGGCCCGGGAGATCTTCAAGGACCTGGAGAGGACG AAGCTGTTCTGGATTTCTTACAGTG ATGGGGACCAGTGTGCCTCAAGTCCATGCCAGAATGGGGGCTCCTGCAAGGACCAGCTCCAGTCCTATATCTGCTTCTGCCTCCCTGCCTTCGAGGGCCGGAACTGTGAGACGT ACAAGGATGACCAGCTGATCTGCGTGAACGAGAACGGCGGCTGTGAGCAGTACTGCAGTGACCACACGGGCACCAAGCGCTCCTGTCGGTGCCACGAGGGGTACTCTCTGCTGGCAGACGGGGTGTCCTGCACACCCACAG TTGAATATCCATGTGGAAAAATACCTAttctagaaaaaagaaatgccagcAAACCCCAAGGCCGAATTGTGGGGGGCAAGGTGTGCCCCAAAGGGGAGTGTCCATGGCAG GTCCTGTTGTTGGTGAATGGAGCTCAGTTGTGTGGGGGGACCCTGATCAACACCATCTGGGTGGTCTCCGCGGCCCACTGTTTCGACAAAATCAAGAACTGGAGGAACCTGATCGCGGTGCTGG GCGAGCACGACCTCAGCGAGCACGACGGGGACGAGCAGAGCCGGCGGGTGGCGCAGGTCATCATCCCCAGCACGTACATCCCGGGCACCACCAACCACGACATCGCGCTGCTCCGCCTGCACCAGCCCGTGGTCCTCACTGACCACGTGGTGCCCCTCTGCCTGCCCGAACGGGCATTCTCCGAGAGGACGCTGGCCTTCGTGCGCTTCTCATTGGTCAGCGGCTGGGGTCAGCTGCTGGACCGTGGCGCCACGGCCCTGGAGCTCATGGTCCTCAATGTGCCCCGGCTGATGACCCAGGACTGCCTGCAGCAGTCACGGAAGGTGGGAGACTCCCCAAATATCACGGAGTACATGTTCTGTGCCGGCTACTCGGATGGCAGCAAGGACTCCTGCAAGGGGGACAGTGGAGGCCCACATGCCACCCACTACCGGGGCACGTGGTACCTGACAGGCATCGTCAGCTGGGGCCAGGGCTGCGCATCCGTGGGCCACTTTGGGGTGTACACCAGGGTCTCCCAGTACATCGAGTGGCTGCAAAAGCTCATGCGCTCAGAGCCACGCCCAGGAGTCCTCCTGCGAGCCCCATTTCCCTAG
- the F7 gene encoding coagulation factor VII isoform X2, with protein MATGRPGAALSWGVQRTPLSSPPPSLCHPWRQRTLPVSPMGNVNRQGQHCRDFIMVSQALRLLCLLLGLQGCLAAVFITQEEAHGVLHRRRRANAFLEELRPGSLERECKEEQCSFEEAREIFKDLERTKLFWISYSDGDQCASSPCQNGGSCKDQLQSYICFCLPAFEGRNCETYKDDQLICVNENGGCEQYCSDHTGTKRSCRCHEGYSLLADGVSCTPTVEYPCGKIPILEKRNASKPQGRIVGGKVCPKGECPWQVLLLVNGAQLCGGTLINTIWVVSAAHCFDKIKNWRNLIAVLGEHDLSEHDGDEQSRRVAQVIIPSTYIPGTTNHDIALLRLHQPVVLTDHVVPLCLPERAFSERTLAFVRFSLVSGWGQLLDRGATALELMVLNVPRLMTQDCLQQSRKVGDSPNITEYMFCAGYSDGSKDSCKGDSGGPHATHYRGTWYLTGIVSWGQGCASVGHFGVYTRVSQYIEWLQKLMRSEPRPGVLLRAPFP; from the exons ATGGCCACTGGCCGGCCAGGTGCAGCTCTCAGCTGGGGTGTTCAGAGGACGCCtctgtcctcccctcccccatccctctgTCACCCTTGGAGGCAGAGAACTTTGCCCGTCAGTCCCATGGGGAATGTCAACAGGCAGGGGCAGCACTGCAGAGATTTCATCATGGTCTCCCAGGCCCTCAGGCTCCTCTGCCTTCTGCTTGGGCTTCAGGGCTGCCTGGCTGCAG TCTTCATAACCCAGGAGGAAGCCCACGGCGTCCTGCATAGGCGCCGGCGCGCCAACGCGTTCCTGGAGGAGCTGCGGCCGGGCTCCCTGGAGAGGGAGTGCAAGGAGGAGCAGTGCTCCTTCGAGGAGGCCCGGGAGATCTTCAAGGACCTGGAGAGGACG AAGCTGTTCTGGATTTCTTACAGTG ATGGGGACCAGTGTGCCTCAAGTCCATGCCAGAATGGGGGCTCCTGCAAGGACCAGCTCCAGTCCTATATCTGCTTCTGCCTCCCTGCCTTCGAGGGCCGGAACTGTGAGACGT ACAAGGATGACCAGCTGATCTGCGTGAACGAGAACGGCGGCTGTGAGCAGTACTGCAGTGACCACACGGGCACCAAGCGCTCCTGTCGGTGCCACGAGGGGTACTCTCTGCTGGCAGACGGGGTGTCCTGCACACCCACAG TTGAATATCCATGTGGAAAAATACCTAttctagaaaaaagaaatgccagcAAACCCCAAGGCCGAATTGTGGGGGGCAAGGTGTGCCCCAAAGGGGAGTGTCCATGGCAG GTCCTGTTGTTGGTGAATGGAGCTCAGTTGTGTGGGGGGACCCTGATCAACACCATCTGGGTGGTCTCCGCGGCCCACTGTTTCGACAAAATCAAGAACTGGAGGAACCTGATCGCGGTGCTGG GCGAGCACGACCTCAGCGAGCACGACGGGGACGAGCAGAGCCGGCGGGTGGCGCAGGTCATCATCCCCAGCACGTACATCCCGGGCACCACCAACCACGACATCGCGCTGCTCCGCCTGCACCAGCCCGTGGTCCTCACTGACCACGTGGTGCCCCTCTGCCTGCCCGAACGGGCATTCTCCGAGAGGACGCTGGCCTTCGTGCGCTTCTCATTGGTCAGCGGCTGGGGTCAGCTGCTGGACCGTGGCGCCACGGCCCTGGAGCTCATGGTCCTCAATGTGCCCCGGCTGATGACCCAGGACTGCCTGCAGCAGTCACGGAAGGTGGGAGACTCCCCAAATATCACGGAGTACATGTTCTGTGCCGGCTACTCGGATGGCAGCAAGGACTCCTGCAAGGGGGACAGTGGAGGCCCACATGCCACCCACTACCGGGGCACGTGGTACCTGACAGGCATCGTCAGCTGGGGCCAGGGCTGCGCATCCGTGGGCCACTTTGGGGTGTACACCAGGGTCTCCCAGTACATCGAGTGGCTGCAAAAGCTCATGCGCTCAGAGCCACGCCCAGGAGTCCTCCTGCGAGCCCCATTTCCCTAG
- the F7 gene encoding coagulation factor VII isoform X4 has protein sequence MATGRPGAALSWGVQRTPLSSPPPSLCHPWRQRTLPVSPMGNVNRQGQHCRDFIMVSQALRLLCLLLGLQGCLAAATFLPQAGSLRPQEEKTRDMPWKPGPHRVFITQEEAHGVLHRRRRANAFLEELRPGSLERECKEEQCSFEEAREIFKDLERTKLFWISYSDGDQCASSPCQNGGSCKDQLQSYICFCLPAFEGRNCETYKDDQLICVNENGGCEQYCSDHTGTKRSCRCHEGYSLLADGVSCTPTVEYPCGKIPILEKRNASKPQGRIVGGKVCPKGECPWQVLLLVNGAQLCGGTLINTIWVVSAAHCFDKIKNWRNLIAVLGEHDLSEHDGDEQSRRVAQVIIPSTYIPGTTNHDIALLRLHQPVVLTDHVVPLCLPERAFSERTLAFVRFSLVSGWGQLLDRGATALELMVLNVPRLMTQDCLQQSRKVGDSPNITEYMFCAGYSDGSKDSCKGDSGGPHATHYRGTWYLTGIVSWGQGCASVGHFGVYTRVSQYIEWLQKLMRSEPRPGVLLRAPFP, from the exons ATGGCCACTGGCCGGCCAGGTGCAGCTCTCAGCTGGGGTGTTCAGAGGACGCCtctgtcctcccctcccccatccctctgTCACCCTTGGAGGCAGAGAACTTTGCCCGTCAGTCCCATGGGGAATGTCAACAGGCAGGGGCAGCACTGCAGAGATTTCATCATGGTCTCCCAGGCCCTCAGGCTCCTCTGCCTTCTGCTTGGGCTTCAGGGCTGCCTGGCTG CGGCCACCTTCCTGCCCCAGGCGGGGTCGCTGAGGCCTCAGGAGGAGAAAACACGGGACATGCCGTGGAAGCCGGGGCCTCACAGAG TCTTCATAACCCAGGAGGAAGCCCACGGCGTCCTGCATAGGCGCCGGCGCGCCAACGCGTTCCTGGAGGAGCTGCGGCCGGGCTCCCTGGAGAGGGAGTGCAAGGAGGAGCAGTGCTCCTTCGAGGAGGCCCGGGAGATCTTCAAGGACCTGGAGAGGACG AAGCTGTTCTGGATTTCTTACAGTG ATGGGGACCAGTGTGCCTCAAGTCCATGCCAGAATGGGGGCTCCTGCAAGGACCAGCTCCAGTCCTATATCTGCTTCTGCCTCCCTGCCTTCGAGGGCCGGAACTGTGAGACGT ACAAGGATGACCAGCTGATCTGCGTGAACGAGAACGGCGGCTGTGAGCAGTACTGCAGTGACCACACGGGCACCAAGCGCTCCTGTCGGTGCCACGAGGGGTACTCTCTGCTGGCAGACGGGGTGTCCTGCACACCCACAG TTGAATATCCATGTGGAAAAATACCTAttctagaaaaaagaaatgccagcAAACCCCAAGGCCGAATTGTGGGGGGCAAGGTGTGCCCCAAAGGGGAGTGTCCATGGCAG GTCCTGTTGTTGGTGAATGGAGCTCAGTTGTGTGGGGGGACCCTGATCAACACCATCTGGGTGGTCTCCGCGGCCCACTGTTTCGACAAAATCAAGAACTGGAGGAACCTGATCGCGGTGCTGG GCGAGCACGACCTCAGCGAGCACGACGGGGACGAGCAGAGCCGGCGGGTGGCGCAGGTCATCATCCCCAGCACGTACATCCCGGGCACCACCAACCACGACATCGCGCTGCTCCGCCTGCACCAGCCCGTGGTCCTCACTGACCACGTGGTGCCCCTCTGCCTGCCCGAACGGGCATTCTCCGAGAGGACGCTGGCCTTCGTGCGCTTCTCATTGGTCAGCGGCTGGGGTCAGCTGCTGGACCGTGGCGCCACGGCCCTGGAGCTCATGGTCCTCAATGTGCCCCGGCTGATGACCCAGGACTGCCTGCAGCAGTCACGGAAGGTGGGAGACTCCCCAAATATCACGGAGTACATGTTCTGTGCCGGCTACTCGGATGGCAGCAAGGACTCCTGCAAGGGGGACAGTGGAGGCCCACATGCCACCCACTACCGGGGCACGTGGTACCTGACAGGCATCGTCAGCTGGGGCCAGGGCTGCGCATCCGTGGGCCACTTTGGGGTGTACACCAGGGTCTCCCAGTACATCGAGTGGCTGCAAAAGCTCATGCGCTCAGAGCCACGCCCAGGAGTCCTCCTGCGAGCCCCATTTCCCTAG